From one Agathobaculum sp. NTUH-O15-33 genomic stretch:
- a CDS encoding zinc-dependent alcohol dehydrogenase, which produces MKAALFQGSGCLEVKDVPKPEVKNPDDVLIEIHAIGVCGTDIRALAVPPLYEFKKGLILGHEGTGKVVGVGSDVTGVAVGDHVVIHPNIWCGKCHYCRTGHINLCENFQHIGDSIDGVMAEFACIPERMVYKISAEVPAHIAAMAEPLACVLNGTNKARAHPGETVLILGAGPIGMLYMMLYQAMGADVCVSDTNEERLRFAAELGATYTVNPMKQDVPAFLMEKTGIGADIVVDAVGVLLDTAILAAKKGGTIVLFGINTVAQPTVHQVEIVFKELQIVGAYITKGTFPQAVDIIENHRIPVEKLVTLRVPLEQTKYGIDQMAAAKSVKTVIEVK; this is translated from the coding sequence ATGAAGGCTGCTCTGTTTCAAGGCTCCGGCTGTCTCGAGGTAAAGGACGTACCAAAGCCCGAGGTGAAAAATCCGGACGACGTATTGATTGAAATCCACGCCATCGGCGTGTGCGGCACCGATATCCGGGCGCTCGCGGTTCCGCCGCTCTACGAGTTTAAAAAGGGACTGATTCTAGGCCATGAGGGCACGGGCAAGGTTGTCGGGGTTGGTTCGGACGTCACGGGCGTCGCGGTGGGTGATCATGTGGTCATTCATCCGAATATCTGGTGCGGCAAGTGTCACTACTGCAGGACGGGCCACATCAACCTCTGTGAGAATTTTCAGCACATCGGCGACAGCATCGACGGCGTAATGGCTGAGTTTGCCTGTATCCCGGAACGGATGGTGTACAAGATCTCGGCCGAGGTGCCCGCGCATATCGCCGCCATGGCCGAACCGCTGGCCTGCGTGCTCAACGGCACCAACAAGGCGCGCGCGCATCCGGGCGAGACTGTGCTCATTCTGGGCGCGGGACCGATCGGCATGCTGTATATGATGCTGTATCAGGCCATGGGCGCGGACGTTTGCGTGAGCGACACCAACGAGGAGCGCTTGCGCTTTGCCGCGGAACTGGGCGCGACCTACACGGTAAACCCGATGAAGCAGGATGTGCCGGCATTTCTGATGGAGAAGACCGGGATTGGCGCGGATATCGTGGTGGACGCGGTGGGCGTACTGCTGGATACCGCGATCTTGGCCGCGAAAAAGGGCGGCACGATCGTGCTGTTCGGCATCAATACCGTTGCACAGCCCACGGTACATCAGGTGGAGATCGTCTTTAAGGAGCTGCAGATCGTCGGCGCCTATATCACCAAGGGCACCTTCCCGCAGGCGGTCGACATCATTGAAAATCACAGGATCCCCGTGGAGAAACTGGTCACGCTGCGCGTTCCGCTCGAGCAAACCAAGTACGGCATCGACCAGATGGCCGCGGCTAAATCGGTTAAAACCGTGATCGAAGTAAAATAA
- a CDS encoding ABC transporter permease subunit, whose product MRKRNIDVSKFTSLIALVVLIVISAILSGTFLKPVNILNVLRQICTNGVASCGAMFAILLGGIDLTVGSLFGLTGVLAAVLMQHMPWYFAVLILLVGAAALGYGIGAIIAKFQIPAFIATLAGLTGFRGAALAITGAANLPISQQGFLDIFGSGRVPYQVVLAILAVIAVFIVLSCLKKIRQQKTSTANAVLFAALYLIIEAYMAYLVISTGFMNCQILYLGVMLLLTYFLLNHTAFGRRIYAVGGNKDVAKMAGINVDRTIMQGHACACFCAVLGGLLIAAKLKSGVPTAGQSAEMDAIAATVIGGTSLSGGIGNIGGTIIGVLLIGVLANLLSLLNVSSDFQNIFKGLIILVAVIVDTQFKNKKGA is encoded by the coding sequence ATGAGGAAACGAAATATCGATGTATCCAAGTTTACCTCGCTGATTGCATTGGTCGTTCTGATCGTGATCTCGGCCATCCTCAGCGGCACGTTCCTAAAACCGGTCAATATCCTTAATGTGCTTCGGCAGATCTGCACCAACGGCGTGGCTTCCTGCGGCGCGATGTTTGCGATCCTTTTGGGCGGTATCGACCTGACGGTCGGCTCGCTCTTCGGCCTGACGGGCGTGTTGGCCGCGGTTCTGATGCAGCACATGCCGTGGTATTTCGCGGTGCTGATCCTTTTGGTCGGCGCGGCGGCGCTCGGCTACGGCATTGGCGCAATCATTGCAAAATTTCAAATCCCCGCCTTTATCGCCACGCTGGCCGGTCTGACCGGCTTTCGCGGCGCGGCGCTCGCCATTACCGGCGCGGCCAACCTGCCCATCAGCCAGCAGGGCTTTTTGGATATCTTCGGTTCCGGCAGGGTGCCGTATCAGGTCGTGCTCGCCATTTTGGCGGTAATCGCGGTTTTTATCGTGCTTTCCTGCCTGAAAAAGATTCGCCAGCAGAAAACGTCGACGGCGAACGCCGTGCTGTTTGCCGCGCTGTACCTCATCATTGAGGCGTACATGGCCTATCTGGTCATATCGACGGGCTTTATGAACTGCCAGATTCTGTACTTAGGCGTCATGCTGCTGCTGACCTATTTCCTGCTCAACCATACGGCGTTCGGCCGCCGCATTTACGCGGTCGGCGGCAATAAGGACGTGGCCAAAATGGCCGGCATCAACGTGGACCGCACCATTATGCAGGGCCATGCGTGCGCCTGCTTCTGCGCGGTGCTCGGCGGCCTGCTGATCGCGGCCAAGCTCAAGAGCGGCGTGCCCACCGCGGGCCAAAGCGCGGAGATGGACGCGATTGCCGCCACCGTCATCGGCGGCACCAGCCTGTCGGGCGGCATCGGCAACATCGGCGGCACCATCATCGGCGTGCTGCTCATCGGCGTGCTGGCAAATCTGCTGTCGCTGCTCAACGTTTCTTCGGACTTCCAGAATATTTTCAAGGGGCTTATCATTCTGGTCGCCGTGATCGTTGATACGCAGTTTAAAAACAAGAAGGGCGCGTAA
- a CDS encoding sugar ABC transporter ATP-binding protein gives MALVEFKNVSIQFPGVRALDGVSFGIEKGEVMALCGENGAGKSTLAKILAGVNPKRAYEGQVIFKGEELENRLSVDAERKGIFLVHQELALLQDMTVAENIFLSHYPTKFGVLDKKTMNEKAKECLTEVGLDIDPQVKIRSLTVAMQQMVEIAKALSEQGEIVIFDESTSSLTNKEIDGFFEIVRALKKKGVTCIFVTHKLDEIFQICDTVTVLKDGKLIQAGIDIKTINKDDVVQLMIGRDLKNMYPQKPTYQADAPVVFEVKNWNLFDAHLPERKIIDNFSFQIKQGEILGFYGLVGAGRTELVNSIFEGVNKFTSGEVYLHGQKIEIRSTSDAVKHGIALITEDRKGNGLVLNHSINDNLTAPSLPTLTKKFGVLDFEEEAKRNDAMIKQMEVRISTKRQTASSLSGGNQQKVVVGKWLLTDPKVLILDEPTKGIDVGTKAEIYKKLRKLAEQGIAILIVSSELPETIGNCDRVIVVRGGCNAGEMIGDAITEESLFRIAIGRE, from the coding sequence ATGGCACTGGTAGAATTTAAAAACGTATCCATCCAGTTTCCCGGTGTGCGAGCGTTGGACGGCGTCTCCTTTGGGATCGAAAAAGGCGAGGTCATGGCTCTTTGCGGCGAAAACGGGGCGGGGAAATCGACGCTGGCCAAGATTTTGGCCGGTGTAAACCCCAAAAGAGCATACGAAGGACAGGTCATCTTCAAGGGCGAGGAGCTCGAAAACCGTCTATCCGTCGACGCGGAGCGCAAGGGCATTTTTCTGGTGCATCAGGAGCTGGCGCTTTTACAGGATATGACGGTGGCGGAAAATATCTTTCTCAGCCATTATCCGACCAAATTCGGCGTTTTGGATAAAAAGACCATGAACGAAAAAGCGAAGGAATGTCTCACGGAGGTCGGTCTCGATATCGACCCGCAGGTAAAGATTCGTTCGCTTACGGTCGCGATGCAGCAGATGGTCGAGATCGCCAAGGCCCTTTCCGAACAGGGCGAAATCGTGATTTTCGACGAATCTACCAGCTCGCTGACCAATAAGGAGATCGATGGATTTTTCGAGATCGTGCGCGCCTTAAAAAAGAAGGGCGTCACCTGTATCTTTGTCACGCATAAGCTCGATGAGATATTCCAGATCTGCGACACGGTCACGGTTTTAAAGGATGGAAAACTCATTCAGGCGGGCATTGATATCAAGACGATCAACAAGGACGATGTGGTGCAGCTGATGATCGGCCGCGATCTGAAAAATATGTATCCGCAAAAGCCGACGTATCAGGCCGACGCGCCCGTGGTGTTCGAGGTGAAAAATTGGAACCTGTTCGACGCGCACCTGCCCGAACGCAAAATCATCGATAATTTCAGTTTCCAGATCAAGCAGGGCGAGATTCTGGGCTTTTACGGTCTGGTAGGCGCGGGGCGCACCGAGCTGGTCAATTCTATTTTTGAAGGCGTTAACAAATTTACCTCCGGCGAGGTCTATCTGCATGGGCAGAAGATCGAGATCAGATCGACCTCGGACGCGGTAAAGCACGGCATTGCGCTGATAACGGAGGATCGAAAGGGCAACGGTTTGGTTTTGAACCATTCGATCAACGACAACCTGACCGCGCCGTCTCTGCCCACGCTGACCAAAAAGTTCGGCGTACTGGATTTTGAAGAAGAGGCAAAACGAAACGACGCGATGATCAAACAGATGGAGGTGCGCATCAGCACAAAGCGGCAGACCGCGAGCAGCCTATCCGGCGGCAACCAGCAAAAGGTCGTCGTGGGCAAGTGGCTGCTGACCGATCCGAAGGTGCTGATTCTGGACGAGCCCACCAAGGGCATCGACGTAGGCACCAAAGCGGAGATATACAAAAAGCTGAGAAAACTCGCCGAGCAGGGCATCGCGATCTTGATCGTCAGCTCCGAGCTGCCGGAGACCATCGGCAACTGTGACCGCGTGATCGTGGTGCGCGGCGGCTGTAATGCAGGCGAAATGATCGGCGATGCGATAACGGAAGAGTCACTGTTCAGAATTGCTATAGGGAGAGAATAA
- a CDS encoding sugar ABC transporter substrate-binding protein: MKKIAAMLLAVIMVFGFTACGGTGTDTPAADTPEDTQSTDAPQSAGMISEEEASIKIGITSQTMKEKTYRDMMAGAEERAIEKGVYMEWQPCDLDASKELDIIHNYITRGFDVIAIEPVNGTVSVEMAQACVDAGVPFISLEVDFEGENMPDILVSGDFYGIGQAKVDKFVEVFGDGPANIVLMDGTLGDSVATAVHNGAVDQLKNYPQITVVHQEWCPDWARDFAMTTMQNVLAKTTDIQGVISANDAMGVGAYNACEEIGIEKDVIFVSMDDDEDAVMLMQKGIKYYSVDKNSKLYGTKVIDAAISLANGEEPAYDKINDAGVKMSLIDLRWNSCDDLTVGKEMYPHLFE, translated from the coding sequence ATGAAAAAAATCGCTGCGATGTTGCTTGCGGTTATCATGGTTTTCGGATTTACGGCTTGTGGCGGCACCGGTACGGACACACCGGCGGCAGATACGCCCGAGGATACGCAGAGCACGGACGCCCCCCAGTCGGCGGGCATGATCAGTGAAGAGGAAGCTTCGATCAAGATCGGCATCACCAGTCAGACCATGAAGGAAAAGACCTACCGTGATATGATGGCGGGCGCCGAGGAGCGGGCGATTGAAAAGGGCGTTTACATGGAGTGGCAGCCCTGCGATCTGGACGCTTCCAAGGAGCTCGATATCATCCACAACTACATCACCCGTGGCTTCGATGTTATCGCGATCGAGCCGGTCAACGGCACGGTCTCGGTAGAGATGGCGCAGGCCTGCGTCGACGCGGGCGTTCCCTTTATCTCGCTCGAAGTTGATTTTGAAGGCGAAAATATGCCCGATATCCTTGTTTCCGGCGATTTCTATGGTATTGGACAGGCCAAGGTCGATAAATTCGTCGAAGTTTTTGGCGACGGCCCGGCCAACATCGTGCTGATGGACGGCACGCTGGGCGATTCCGTTGCCACCGCTGTGCACAACGGCGCCGTGGACCAGCTGAAAAACTATCCGCAGATTACCGTGGTGCATCAGGAATGGTGCCCGGATTGGGCGCGCGATTTCGCCATGACCACCATGCAGAACGTGCTTGCCAAGACCACGGATATTCAGGGCGTAATCAGTGCGAACGACGCGATGGGCGTTGGCGCGTATAACGCCTGCGAGGAGATCGGCATTGAGAAGGACGTGATCTTCGTTTCGATGGATGACGACGAGGACGCCGTCATGCTGATGCAAAAGGGCATCAAGTATTATAGCGTTGATAAAAACTCCAAGCTGTACGGCACCAAGGTGATCGACGCGGCGATCTCGCTGGCGAACGGCGAAGAGCCCGCTTACGACAAGATCAATGACGCGGGCGTTAAGATGTCGCTGATCGATCTGCGCTGGAACAGCTGCGACGATCTGACCGTCGGCAAGGAAATGTATCCGCATCTGTTCGAGTAA
- a CDS encoding SDR family NAD(P)-dependent oxidoreductase has translation MNYTIDLTGKSAIVTGATAGIGRAIALGLAECGADVMVCGRNEERANEVVQEIQKMGRKSIAFQMDVKSEADAAEMAKTAEAYFGKIDLLYNNAGTISMSTIENLPLADWEEIFAVNCRGVFLCSRAVIPYMKKQGGGRIVNTASQCGKTGAALLTHYCATKAAVIGFTKGLALELAQDNIRVNCFCPGSVMTDMTLRESVWASEIQGRDAETILREWESAIPLGHYADPVEIARVAVFLATELSDYMTGQAVNVSGGQEMH, from the coding sequence ATGAACTACACCATTGATCTGACCGGAAAATCGGCGATCGTCACCGGCGCAACAGCGGGCATCGGCCGCGCGATCGCACTGGGGCTGGCCGAATGCGGTGCGGATGTGATGGTATGCGGCCGTAACGAAGAGCGGGCTAACGAAGTCGTGCAAGAGATTCAAAAAATGGGCCGCAAAAGCATTGCGTTTCAAATGGATGTGAAAAGCGAAGCGGACGCGGCGGAAATGGCAAAGACCGCGGAGGCGTACTTTGGAAAGATCGATCTGCTGTATAACAACGCGGGCACGATCAGCATGTCCACCATCGAAAATTTGCCCTTGGCGGATTGGGAGGAAATCTTCGCGGTGAATTGCAGGGGCGTGTTCCTTTGCTCGCGCGCCGTCATACCCTACATGAAAAAGCAGGGCGGCGGGCGGATTGTCAATACCGCGTCCCAATGCGGCAAAACAGGCGCCGCGCTGCTGACCCACTATTGCGCCACCAAGGCCGCCGTAATCGGTTTTACCAAGGGCTTGGCGCTTGAACTGGCACAAGACAATATCCGCGTCAACTGCTTCTGCCCGGGCTCTGTGATGACGGATATGACGCTTCGGGAATCGGTTTGGGCTTCTGAGATTCAAGGAAGGGACGCCGAAACTATTCTGCGCGAGTGGGAAAGCGCTATCCCCCTAGGACATTATGCGGACCCTGTCGAGATCGCGCGCGTCGCCGTATTTTTGGCGACCGAGCTTAGCGACTACATGACGGGGCAGGCGGTCAATGTAAGCGGCGGCCAAGAAATGCACTAA
- a CDS encoding HIT family protein produces MGCFYCDEHHEGREALMFEVGKMKAGTLYLFKDQAHKGRCALALGTHKKELCECTEQERHDFADDLAAASGAVKKLWGCTKINLGSYGDTNPHLHFHIVPKYEGGFEFGGSFAIGNDQPVFLGDEEYQEMIAALKKELGM; encoded by the coding sequence ATGGGATGTTTTTACTGTGACGAACACCATGAGGGCCGCGAGGCGCTGATGTTCGAGGTCGGCAAGATGAAGGCCGGCACGCTGTACCTATTTAAGGATCAGGCGCATAAGGGCCGCTGCGCGCTGGCGCTGGGCACGCATAAGAAGGAACTGTGCGAGTGCACCGAGCAGGAGCGCCACGACTTTGCCGACGATCTGGCCGCCGCTTCCGGCGCCGTCAAGAAGCTGTGGGGCTGCACCAAGATCAATCTGGGCTCCTATGGCGACACCAACCCGCACCTGCATTTCCACATCGTCCCGAAGTACGAGGGCGGCTTTGAGTTTGGCGGCAGCTTTGCCATCGGCAACGATCAGCCGGTTTTCCTGGGGGATGAAGAGTATCAGGAAATGATTGCTGCGCTCAAAAAGGAACTCGGCATGTAA
- a CDS encoding FkbM family methyltransferase, with product MMDFDRLERSVWDVLRDEKRPIALYGMGDGADKVLNEFEARGIRAAAVFASDGFVRGHSFRGFPVETLSGVTERLSEHIVLVICFASQRPELLRRFTDLDARYDVFAPDVPVVPGPVFDAAFARQNQAAMARAYELLADERSRQVFLDTVRFKLSGRLRYLFGSETEKAEAFENLLCLGENEHFADLGAYTGDTVREFLHHTKGRYASITALEPDARSFRKLSAYAAENLTGEIHLVQAGAWREDTTLTFAAKAGRQSRVAREGVKTEMRALDSVLNGAPCTYLKMDVEGAERQAIAGARETIRRFGPALNIAAYHTSADFFELPLLIHEMNPAYRLYLRHHPYVPAWDTNLYAAAR from the coding sequence ATGATGGACTTTGACCGGTTGGAACGATCCGTGTGGGATGTACTGCGGGATGAAAAGCGCCCGATCGCGCTATATGGCATGGGCGATGGAGCGGATAAGGTCTTAAACGAATTTGAAGCGCGCGGCATACGCGCGGCCGCCGTGTTTGCAAGCGACGGCTTTGTGCGCGGCCATTCCTTTCGGGGCTTCCCGGTGGAAACGCTCTCCGGCGTGACCGAACGTCTGTCGGAGCATATCGTGCTCGTCATCTGCTTTGCCAGCCAGCGGCCCGAGCTGCTTCGGCGCTTTACCGATCTAGACGCGCGGTACGATGTGTTCGCGCCCGATGTGCCCGTGGTGCCCGGGCCGGTGTTCGATGCGGCTTTCGCCCGGCAAAATCAGGCCGCCATGGCCCGCGCGTATGAACTGCTGGCGGACGAGCGTTCGCGGCAGGTGTTTTTGGACACGGTGCGCTTTAAGCTTTCGGGCCGCCTGCGGTATCTGTTTGGAAGTGAAACGGAAAAGGCCGAAGCATTTGAAAACCTGCTTTGTCTGGGAGAAAACGAACATTTTGCCGATCTGGGCGCGTATACCGGCGATACGGTCCGCGAATTTCTGCATCATACGAAGGGCCGCTACGCTTCCATCACCGCGTTAGAGCCGGATGCGCGAAGCTTTCGCAAGCTTTCGGCCTATGCGGCGGAAAATCTCACGGGGGAAATTCATCTGGTGCAGGCGGGCGCATGGCGGGAGGATACCACGCTTACCTTCGCGGCTAAGGCCGGGCGGCAAAGCCGTGTGGCGCGCGAGGGGGTGAAAACCGAAATGCGCGCGCTGGACAGCGTGCTGAACGGCGCGCCCTGCACCTATTTAAAAATGGATGTGGAAGGGGCAGAACGGCAAGCGATCGCGGGCGCGCGGGAAACGATCCGGCGTTTTGGCCCTGCCTTAAATATCGCGGCCTATCACACCAGCGCGGACTTTTTTGAGCTGCCGCTGCTCATCCATGAAATGAATCCTGCGTACCGGCTGTATCTGCGGCATCACCCCTATGTGCCCGCGTGGGATACGAACTTATATGCAGCGGCGCGGTAA
- a CDS encoding carbohydrate kinase family protein, translating into MKRMVAIGELLIDFVPQEKGCALREVTHFERVAGGAPANVAAAVSRLGGDAAMISQVGEDAFGDHILEVLQSNGVDTSYVFRTGRANTGLAFVSLDAAGNREFSFFRNPSADLYLGPEQITPAMFTGCAALHFCSVDLVDWPVKQAHRRAIESARQAGALISFDPNVRLPLWDSPEECRAAIREFLPYADLVKLSDDEIAFVTGVSDEREAAKQLFAGGCRLLLVTKGPAGSAVYTQGASAACEPIAVPVADTTGAGDSFIGSFLYQLIRDGVTADGLAKLTEETLSAYLRFSARYASLTVQQKGAAMATLEELQKAYPEA; encoded by the coding sequence ATGAAGCGTATGGTGGCGATCGGCGAGCTGCTGATCGATTTTGTGCCGCAGGAAAAGGGCTGCGCGCTGCGCGAGGTGACGCATTTTGAGCGCGTCGCGGGCGGCGCGCCGGCCAATGTGGCCGCGGCGGTCAGCCGCCTTGGAGGCGACGCGGCCATGATCTCACAGGTGGGCGAGGACGCGTTCGGCGATCATATTCTGGAGGTGCTGCAAAGCAACGGCGTGGATACCTCGTATGTGTTCCGCACCGGGCGCGCAAATACCGGCCTTGCCTTTGTTTCGCTCGATGCGGCGGGCAACCGCGAGTTTTCTTTTTTCCGCAATCCCTCGGCGGATCTCTACCTTGGGCCTGAACAGATCACGCCCGCGATGTTTACGGGCTGCGCCGCGCTGCACTTCTGTTCGGTCGATTTGGTGGATTGGCCGGTAAAGCAGGCGCACCGGCGCGCGATCGAGTCGGCGCGTCAGGCGGGCGCACTCATTTCGTTCGACCCCAATGTGCGCTTGCCGCTGTGGGATTCGCCCGAAGAATGCCGCGCCGCCATCCGTGAATTTCTGCCCTATGCCGATCTGGTCAAGCTGTCGGATGATGAGATCGCGTTTGTCACCGGCGTTTCGGACGAGCGGGAAGCCGCGAAGCAGCTTTTTGCCGGCGGCTGCCGTTTGCTGCTGGTGACCAAGGGGCCGGCGGGCTCGGCAGTATACACACAGGGCGCTTCGGCTGCCTGCGAGCCGATCGCGGTGCCGGTCGCCGATACGACGGGCGCGGGCGATTCGTTCATCGGCTCGTTTCTCTATCAGCTTATTCGCGACGGCGTCACGGCGGACGGTCTGGCAAAGCTGACAGAGGAAACGCTCTCCGCTTACCTGCGCTTTTCCGCCCGCTATGCGTCGCTCACCGTGCAGCAAAAAGGCGCGGCCATGGCAACGCTGGAAGAGCTGCAAAAGGCGTATCCGGAAGCATGA
- a CDS encoding Cof-type HAD-IIB family hydrolase, translating into MPQYRLIAIDLDGTLLDENSRVPPENARAIRQAQLNGAQVALCTGRNYLDAGWYSEQLLAPADWAVTANGADVRPLPQGEPVLFAGLDDAALAALQAVCAAFGTDPCLYTATHMYYGWEFEKFVRTLRETYGHDIFGGQQRENLIFVQTEDAWREVLRCERGRITKAILYHGDTAVVDEMTAALDRTGLFETAPSVMYGGKLKNVEVNSRGVHKGRGLEALAGRLGCGMEGVLALGDSDNDLSMLRMAGLGVAMENALPSVRAAADAVTASNLACGVARAIEKYVLKGM; encoded by the coding sequence ATGCCGCAGTACCGGCTGATAGCGATCGATTTGGACGGTACGCTGCTGGATGAAAACAGCCGCGTGCCGCCGGAAAACGCGCGCGCGATCCGTCAGGCGCAGCTTAACGGCGCGCAGGTCGCTCTGTGCACCGGCCGCAACTATCTGGACGCCGGCTGGTACAGCGAACAGCTGCTCGCGCCCGCGGATTGGGCGGTCACGGCCAATGGCGCCGATGTACGGCCGCTGCCGCAGGGAGAGCCGGTTTTGTTTGCGGGATTGGATGACGCCGCGCTTGCCGCTTTACAAGCGGTTTGCGCCGCCTTTGGCACTGACCCGTGTTTGTATACCGCGACCCATATGTATTATGGCTGGGAATTTGAAAAGTTTGTCCGCACGCTGCGCGAGACCTACGGGCACGACATTTTCGGCGGACAACAAAGGGAAAACCTGATCTTTGTGCAGACCGAGGACGCATGGCGCGAGGTATTGCGGTGCGAGCGGGGACGGATCACAAAGGCCATTTTGTACCATGGCGATACCGCGGTTGTGGACGAAATGACCGCCGCGCTCGATCGGACGGGCCTGTTTGAGACCGCTCCATCGGTCATGTATGGCGGCAAGCTGAAAAATGTGGAGGTAAACAGCCGGGGCGTACACAAGGGGCGGGGGCTTGAAGCGCTCGCCGGGCGGCTGGGCTGCGGCATGGAGGGCGTGCTCGCGCTGGGCGACAGCGATAACGATTTGAGCATGCTGCGCATGGCGGGCCTCGGTGTGGCGATGGAGAACGCTTTGCCGTCCGTGCGCGCGGCGGCGGACGCTGTAACCGCGTCCAACCTTGCGTGCGGCGTCGCGCGGGCGATCGAAAAATATGTGCTGAAGGGGATGTAG
- a CDS encoding glycoside hydrolase family 32 protein has translation MNALHRDLARLVAEAERQGLARAEQDPYRLRFHLMPPVGWMNDPNGLCRCGDWYHVFYQYGPFDSTGGVKHWGHYRSRDLVQWEQLPPLLYPDQTWDLHGVYSGSALVEDGVMYLYYTGNVKHPGDFDYVTEGRGHNTALAVCRDGVTAQSNELLLENRDYPAGLTCHVRDPKVFAYDGAYYMVQGARTLENRGELLVFESRDKRHWTHINTITTPDAFGYMWECPDLFELNGQWVAVCSPQGVEHGRDTFQNVYSCGYFPLDGDFRSAYTLGAYREMDTGFDFYAPQTFLDGERRLLIGWMGMPDAPYENPTVAYGWQHAMTVPCRCDWQNGRMLRYPAAELEALRRGPVEAGDAAVFDLELTDCAKGGLVIRDSAVLEWGQGEMTLSFTGGGAGRTVRHAKVGEVRALRILADTSSLEIFVNHGESVLTTRYYPRPDARGVRFTGKGKVRLWEMGSLTIKR, from the coding sequence ATGAATGCTTTGCACCGCGACCTTGCCCGCCTTGTCGCCGAGGCGGAGCGGCAGGGGCTTGCCCGCGCGGAGCAGGACCCCTACCGCCTACGCTTTCATCTCATGCCGCCCGTCGGCTGGATGAACGATCCCAACGGCTTATGCCGATGTGGGGATTGGTACCATGTGTTTTATCAGTACGGCCCGTTCGATTCGACCGGCGGGGTCAAGCATTGGGGGCATTACCGCAGCCGCGACCTTGTCCAGTGGGAGCAGCTGCCGCCCCTGCTGTATCCGGATCAGACATGGGACCTGCACGGCGTATATTCGGGCTCCGCGCTGGTGGAGGACGGTGTGATGTACCTATATTACACCGGAAACGTCAAGCACCCCGGCGATTTTGACTATGTGACCGAGGGGCGCGGACACAACACCGCGCTGGCCGTTTGCCGGGACGGCGTGACGGCCCAGTCCAACGAGCTGCTTTTGGAAAACCGGGACTATCCCGCCGGGCTGACCTGTCATGTGCGCGATCCCAAGGTTTTCGCGTACGACGGGGCGTATTATATGGTGCAGGGCGCGCGCACGCTGGAAAACAGGGGTGAGCTGCTCGTCTTTGAATCCCGCGACAAGCGGCATTGGACGCATATCAACACGATCACAACGCCCGACGCGTTCGGCTATATGTGGGAATGCCCCGACCTGTTTGAACTGAATGGGCAATGGGTCGCGGTCTGTTCGCCGCAGGGCGTGGAGCACGGGCGCGATACGTTTCAAAACGTGTATTCCTGCGGATATTTCCCGCTGGACGGCGATTTTCGTTCGGCCTATACGCTTGGCGCGTACCGTGAGATGGATACCGGGTTTGATTTTTACGCGCCGCAGACCTTTTTGGACGGGGAGCGCCGCCTGCTGATCGGCTGGATGGGCATGCCGGACGCGCCGTATGAAAATCCGACCGTGGCCTATGGTTGGCAGCACGCCATGACCGTGCCTTGCCGGTGCGATTGGCAAAACGGCCGTATGCTGCGCTATCCGGCCGCGGAGCTGGAAGCGCTTCGCCGGGGACCGGTCGAGGCTGGGGACGCGGCGGTGTTCGATCTGGAACTCACGGATTGCGCGAAGGGCGGTCTTGTCATCCGGGACAGCGCTGTGTTAGAATGGGGACAGGGAGAAATGACCCTTTCGTTCACCGGCGGCGGCGCGGGCCGCACCGTGCGCCATGCCAAGGTGGGCGAGGTGCGCGCGCTGCGCATTCTGGCCGATACCTCGTCGCTTGAAATTTTCGTCAATCACGGGGAAAGCGTGCTCACTACGCGCTACTACCCGCGGCCGGACGCGCGGGGCGTGCGCTTTACCGGAAAGGGCAAGGTTCGTCTGTGGGAAATGGGTTCGCTCACGATCAAACGCTGA